The window TATTGCACGTAATGCCAAGATGAAGGATCTCAACGATGCTGACATGGATAAGTTGCGTGATGAAGTTGGCAAATTCACTGTAGAAGGTGATCTTCGCCGCGAAGTTACGATGAATATCAAGCGTCTGATGGACCTCGGTTGCTATCGTGGTTTGCGTCACCGTCGCGGACTGCCCGCACGTGGACAGCGTACCCGTACTAATGCGCGTACTCGTAAGGGTCCTCGCAAGGCAATTGCAGGTAAGAAGTAATATCAGGTTGTACACACATTAAGGAATAAGTAATGGCTAAAGCATCTACTGCCCGTGTGCGTAAGAAGGTGAAGAAGAGCGTGAGCGAGGGCATTGTCCACGTACATGCTTCCTTCAATAACACCATCGTTACAATCACGGACCGTCAAGGCAACGCCCTGAGCTGGGCGACCTCTGGCGGTGCTGGTTTTAAGGGTTCTCGTAAGTCGACCCCGTTTGCTGCTCAAGTTGCAGCGGAAGCTGCTGGTAAAGTAGCCCAAGAGTACGGTGTCAAAAATCTTGAAGTGAGAATCAAGGGACCAGGGCCTGGTCGTGAATCTGCAGTTCGTGCTTTGAACGCACTGGGTTTCAAGATCACCAGCATTTCCGACGTTACGCCGGTTCCGCATAATGGCTGCCGTCCTCCTAAAAAGCGTCGTATTTAATATTGGAGAAGAATTGTGGCTCGTTATATCGGACCGAAATGTAAACTGTCTCGCCGCGAAGGCACAGATCTGTTCCTGAAGAGTGCTCGTCGCGCTCTGGATACGAAGTGCAAGTTGGATTCTGCACCTGGCCAACATGGACAGAAAACACCACGCTTATCGGACTTTGGTCTGCAGTTGCGTGAGAAACAAAAGATCCGCCGTATTTATGGCGTATTGGAGCGCCAGTTCCGTAATTATTTCGCTGAAGCAGAGCGCCGTAAGGGTTCAACTGGTGAAAATCTGTTGAAGTTGCTTGAAAGTCGCTTGGATAATGTCGTGTACCGCATGGGTTATGGTTCTACCCGCGCAGAAGCACGTCAGCTGGTCAGCCATAAGTCGATTACCGTAAACGGCAACGCTGTGAACATCCCTTCTTATCAAGTTAAGTCGGGTGACGTTGTTGCCGTTCGCGAAAAATCCAAAAAGCAAGTACGTATCGTTGAAGCACTTGCATTGGCAGAGCAAATCGGCTTCCCGTCATGGGTTCAGGTTGATTCGAAGAAAATGGAAGGCGTGTTCAAATCAGTACCAGAGCGTGCTGATCTCGCCGGCGACATCAACGAGCAACTCGTTGTTGAATTCTACTCGAAGTAACCTGTAACCAGACAAGGAAGGGTTATGCAAAGCAGTGCTACTGAATTCCTGAAGCCGCGTATTGTTGACGTTCAGAACATCTCCCCGTTTCAAGCGAGGGTAGTCATGGAGCCGTTCGAGCGTGGTTATGGTCATACGCTTGGCAATGCGCTGCGTCGAGTGCTGTTGTCGTCGATGCCTGGTTATGCACCCACTGAAGTAAAAATCGAGGGTGTGCTACATGAGTATTCGGCTCTGGATGGCGTTCGTGAGGATGTTGTCGATATTCTCTTGAATTTGAAAGGCGTGGTCCTGAAGCTGCATAACCGCAGCTCTGCCTTGCTGTCTTTGAAGAAAGATGGTGAAGGTGTGGTGACTGCTGCCGATATCGAGACAACTCATGACGTTGAAATTCTCAATCCTGAACATGTCATTGCTAACCTGTCTTCAGGTGGCAAGTTGAATATGGAGATCAAGGTTGAGCAGGGTCGTGGCTATGTACCGGCTACCGTTCGGGCGAAAGATGATGAAAATCGCTCGATTGGTAGCATCCTATTGGATGCTTCCTTCAGCCCGGTGCGCCGCGTTGCCTTCAGTGTTGAAAGCGCACGTGTTGAGCAACGTACTGACCTCGACAAGCTGGTAATCGACATCGAGACCAATGGCGTGATTGAACCAGAGGAAGCTGTTCGTTTCGCAGCACGTACGCTGGTTGATCAGCTGTCAGTTTTTGCCGATCTGAAAGGTACGACGGTCGAGGTTGAGCAACCACGTGCACCGCAGATCGATCCGATCTTGTTGCGCCCGGTTGATGACTTGGAGTTGACCGTTCGCTCGGCAAACTGCTTGAAAGCGGAAAACATTTACTATATTGGTGACCTGATCCAGCGCACCGAAACTGAGTTGTTGAAGACGCCTAATCTGGGCCGGAAGTCCTTGAATGAAATCAAGGAAGTGCTTGCCTCGAAGGGATTGACGCTTGGGATGAAGCTGGAAAATTGGCCACCAGTCGGTTTGGAAAAACCGTAAGGAAAGGACACGACAATGCGTCATCGTTTGAGCAATCGCAAACTGAACCGCACAAGTAGCCATCGTCTGGCTCTTCTGCGTAACCTTGCGAATGCACTGTTGAAAGAGGAAGTGATCAAGACAACGTTGCCTAAGGCGAAGGAATTGCGCCGTGTAGCAGAGCCTTTGATTACTTTGGGCAAGAAGCCTTCGTTGGCTAACCGTCGTTTGGCATTTGACCGTACTCGTGATCGCGAAGTAGTGGTTAAGTTGTTCGACGTACTGGGCCCACGTTTTGCAAATCGCAATGGTGGTTATTTGCGCATTTTGAAATGTGGTTTCCGTCAGGGTGATAATGCGCCGATGGCTTATATCGAACTGCTGGACCGCCCAGAACAAGCTGTAGCCGCATCTTCCGAAGAGTAAACTCAGTTTGTTAGACAACAAAAAAGCCAGCATGAAGCTGGCTTTTTTGTTTGTATCTACGCCCGATCCAATGCTCAGAGTGGCTAGCTAGGCTTAAACCATCATCAATGTGCTTCCTGAGTAGTGAGGATGCTCAATGTCATGTTGTATCGATATTCTCTCAATCAGTTGGCATAGCCGGAGGAGTGACAGTCATGACTTCGTCTAGTGTAGTTTGTCCAGCGGCCACTTTCATTGCGCCACTTAGACGGAGTGGTTTCATGCCGTGTTTAATGGCTGCTTGGCGTAATGCGACGATATCCTGTTCCTGTCCAATCATTTTCCGGATCGAAGGTGAAATGGTCAGCATCTCGTAAATGCCGGTTCGACCATAGTAACCCGTCATGCGACATTCTAGGCAACCAACGGGTTTGTAAATGTGGGTTGGTTTTGAAGCACGCCATGGTTTGACTAGCTCCGCCCACGTTTCATCGCCGATCTCTCGTTCAGCCTTACACTGTGGGCACAATGTACGTACCAGTCGTTGGGCGACAACACCAAGTAAAGCGGCATTCAGTAAGTAGCCAGGAACACCAATTTCAAGCAATCGAGTAATGGCGGAAGGTGCATCGTTGGTGTGGAGGGTCGACAGTACCAAGTGGCCAGTCAATGCAGCTTGAATGGCCATCTCGGCAGTTTCCCGATCACGGATTTCGCCAATCATGATGATGTCAGGATCTTGTCGTAGCAAGGTTCTTACGCCGTCTGCAAAGTTAAGGCCAATTTGGGGTTGCACTTGCATCTGGTTTAAATGCGGCATTACCATTTCGATTGGATCTTCAATGGTGCAGACATTCACCTCGGGTTGGGCAAGTTGCCGCATCGTGGTGTAGAGTGTGGTGGTCTTGCCAGATCCAGTTGGGCCGGTCAATAGGACAATCCCATTGGGTTGGGCAATCAGTCCGTTCCAGATGCCCATTTCCTCTTCTGTAAAACCGAGTTCTCTGTATGACTTGGCCAGTACGTCCGGGTCGAAAATCCGCATGACCAGCTTTTCACCGAATACGGTTGGCATGGTTGATAGGCGTAATTCCACCTCCTCACCATCTGGAGTTTTGGTTTTGATACGGCCATCTTGTGGACGGCGTTTTTCAACAATGTCCATTCGTCCCAGTAACTTGATGCGGCTGACAACTGCGGTCATAACGGAGACGGGGATTTGATACACCAGATGCATGACGCCATCGATCCGGAAGCGGATGTTTCCGCTGTCTCGACGAGGCTCAAGATGGATGTCGCTGGCGCGTTGTTCGTACGCATATTGAAACATCCAATCCACGATGTGAACGACATGCTGGTCGTTGGCATCCAATGACGTGGTACGGCCCAGTTCAACCAATTGCTCGAAACTGGCGACACCTGAGCCGGAACCGGACTGGGCTTTGGTAGCCCCTTTCAATGAACGTTGCAGACTATAAAATTCGGCTAGATAGCGAACAATATCATCCGGGTTGGCCAATACACGCTTGATATGCTGGGTGATGGCTTGAGATAGGACTCGCTCCCAGTCCCGGTCAAAAGGGTTCGCCGTTGCAATCGTAATCTCGGTACGTGAGACCGCAACTGGCAGAATCTTGTAACGGGTTGCATAGGCATGTGACACCACGGCACAGACATTGGGAACATCGACCTTCAAAGGGTCGATATTGATATATTCCAGCTGCGTTTTGTTTGCTAGCCATTGCATTAGTATGTCAATGGTAATTAATCGGCTGGGTGATTCGGCAGATTGCCAACGCTGATTGGCAATCAGTGTCAGCGGATGTGCTTCGGCACGTTCCTTGGTGCGCGTGCCAACATACATTGAATCTGCATCTTTGCGTGAGACCAAACCATCTTGAACCAATTGGGCAAGGGTGTTGGTAACGTCGAATTGGGTTGAATCCATGATTGTCTTTTGTCGCTGCAAGCCTTGACTATAGCGGGATTGCGAGATGACGCCAATGCCCGATCAACCTGCCTTGGTGGGTTCCAATGGCAACCAGGTGGCAGCAGGTGGCCAATGATACCAACCATGAGCATGAGCGGCTTGCAATGTGGTGCGTAAAATGGTTTGGCGGACCTCATCAGGTGCCAGATGCAGCAATTCCCCGATTCCACGAAAGTCATCTGGCAAGGCTGCATCGTACCAGCCATTTGCACTATGCCGAGCGAGATCAACGGCCAAGACGACGGTACGCGCTCTTGGAAGGCTGGCTTGGCGGTCATCCATCAATTCCATCAACAACTGTGGCAAATGCCATCCTTGTGCCAGAGCCAGTTGCAGTTTCAACAGCGGGAAACCCAGCACATCGGTTTGCGCGGTGGCACTTCGTAGCAAAGGATTGCTACGAAGACGATAGTGGATATCCAGTGCTAATTTTGGGGCGGTGATCCAAAGCAGGATTTCTGCCAAGTCATGCAAGAGTGCGGCAGAAGTCAACTCCTCCACATCAACATCGTGGCGAATCGCTGCCCAGTCACGGGCATACAATGCCGCATGAAAGGCACGACTCAATACCCGCATGACGCCAGACAAGGCGGCTGGTTCCGAGGCAAGATGGTTTTCCAATGAGGCCAGATTGGAAAACGCAGAGAAGAAAGCGTGAGTACCAAACATCATCACTGCATGCTCGACAGTGGTGACATCGGTAACTTGGCTTTTGCGGCGGTGATCCTGCAGGTAACGGATGACTCTCAGGGTCATCAGGGGATCATGTAACAAGACACGTGCAATGTCACGACCGGTGATATTGTCTTCATTGGCTTGCAGTAACTCGATCTCGTGAATGGTTCGGGCCAATACCGGCAGTTCACACTGGGACATGTAGCTGACCCAGGCTTCAAAACTGGATAGCGGTGCAGTGAGCATGTCCACCCCGGCCAATCATCAAGCACATTGCTATTGTTATAGCAGAGCCTAACGGTCTGTCACGTTGCGTAAAAAAGCCGTGATGGCTATTCAGGATTTCTTGGCCAACACTACAAGATTGAGCCGTCCTAATTGTCCAGTTTCAGCATGATCTTGCCAATATGCTCCCCAGCTTCCAGCAGACGATGGGCTGCTGCTGCCTGTTCAAATGGCATTGCCGCCCAAATGACAGGGTGGATGGTACGATGATCCAGTAGTGGCCAGACGAGCGTTTTCAACTGCTGTGCAATATGAGCCTTAAAATCTACCTGACGTGGGCGCAGTGTGGACGCAGTCATGGTCAATCGCCGTTTCAGCATCTCTGCCAAATTGACTTCACTTCGAGTGCCACCCAGTAG of the Chitinivorax sp. B genome contains:
- the rpsM gene encoding 30S ribosomal protein S13 — its product is MARIAGVNIPNHQHAEIALTAIYGIGRTRAQIICDAAGIARNAKMKDLNDADMDKLRDEVGKFTVEGDLRREVTMNIKRLMDLGCYRGLRHRRGLPARGQRTRTNARTRKGPRKAIAGKK
- the rpsK gene encoding 30S ribosomal protein S11, which codes for MAKASTARVRKKVKKSVSEGIVHVHASFNNTIVTITDRQGNALSWATSGGAGFKGSRKSTPFAAQVAAEAAGKVAQEYGVKNLEVRIKGPGPGRESAVRALNALGFKITSISDVTPVPHNGCRPPKKRRI
- the rpsD gene encoding 30S ribosomal protein S4 encodes the protein MARYIGPKCKLSRREGTDLFLKSARRALDTKCKLDSAPGQHGQKTPRLSDFGLQLREKQKIRRIYGVLERQFRNYFAEAERRKGSTGENLLKLLESRLDNVVYRMGYGSTRAEARQLVSHKSITVNGNAVNIPSYQVKSGDVVAVREKSKKQVRIVEALALAEQIGFPSWVQVDSKKMEGVFKSVPERADLAGDINEQLVVEFYSK
- the rpoA gene encoding DNA-directed RNA polymerase subunit alpha produces the protein MQSSATEFLKPRIVDVQNISPFQARVVMEPFERGYGHTLGNALRRVLLSSMPGYAPTEVKIEGVLHEYSALDGVREDVVDILLNLKGVVLKLHNRSSALLSLKKDGEGVVTAADIETTHDVEILNPEHVIANLSSGGKLNMEIKVEQGRGYVPATVRAKDDENRSIGSILLDASFSPVRRVAFSVESARVEQRTDLDKLVIDIETNGVIEPEEAVRFAARTLVDQLSVFADLKGTTVEVEQPRAPQIDPILLRPVDDLELTVRSANCLKAENIYYIGDLIQRTETELLKTPNLGRKSLNEIKEVLASKGLTLGMKLENWPPVGLEKP
- the rplQ gene encoding 50S ribosomal protein L17 yields the protein MRHRLSNRKLNRTSSHRLALLRNLANALLKEEVIKTTLPKAKELRRVAEPLITLGKKPSLANRRLAFDRTRDREVVVKLFDVLGPRFANRNGGYLRILKCGFRQGDNAPMAYIELLDRPEQAVAASSEE
- a CDS encoding GspE/PulE family protein, whose amino-acid sequence is MDSTQFDVTNTLAQLVQDGLVSRKDADSMYVGTRTKERAEAHPLTLIANQRWQSAESPSRLITIDILMQWLANKTQLEYINIDPLKVDVPNVCAVVSHAYATRYKILPVAVSRTEITIATANPFDRDWERVLSQAITQHIKRVLANPDDIVRYLAEFYSLQRSLKGATKAQSGSGSGVASFEQLVELGRTTSLDANDQHVVHIVDWMFQYAYEQRASDIHLEPRRDSGNIRFRIDGVMHLVYQIPVSVMTAVVSRIKLLGRMDIVEKRRPQDGRIKTKTPDGEEVELRLSTMPTVFGEKLVMRIFDPDVLAKSYRELGFTEEEMGIWNGLIAQPNGIVLLTGPTGSGKTTTLYTTMRQLAQPEVNVCTIEDPIEMVMPHLNQMQVQPQIGLNFADGVRTLLRQDPDIIMIGEIRDRETAEMAIQAALTGHLVLSTLHTNDAPSAITRLLEIGVPGYLLNAALLGVVAQRLVRTLCPQCKAEREIGDETWAELVKPWRASKPTHIYKPVGCLECRMTGYYGRTGIYEMLTISPSIRKMIGQEQDIVALRQAAIKHGMKPLRLSGAMKVAAGQTTLDEVMTVTPPAMPTD
- a CDS encoding HDOD domain-containing protein, coding for MLTAPLSSFEAWVSYMSQCELPVLARTIHEIELLQANEDNITGRDIARVLLHDPLMTLRVIRYLQDHRRKSQVTDVTTVEHAVMMFGTHAFFSAFSNLASLENHLASEPAALSGVMRVLSRAFHAALYARDWAAIRHDVDVEELTSAALLHDLAEILLWITAPKLALDIHYRLRSNPLLRSATAQTDVLGFPLLKLQLALAQGWHLPQLLMELMDDRQASLPRARTVVLAVDLARHSANGWYDAALPDDFRGIGELLHLAPDEVRQTILRTTLQAAHAHGWYHWPPAATWLPLEPTKAG